In Acidovorax sp. 106, the following proteins share a genomic window:
- a CDS encoding IPTL-CTERM sorting domain-containing protein has product MITENISAGTREGPSRFLRHWCLLLLGLLVFVTTAGSSRAAFLNGGFENDLASWNIRHLRVPSAGIPLANFPPDTEGDLGLTLNTTSTPAPTDAVGNGSDTNVSGQVRFPLYGSKSARVNYLGAQNRAASIDQTAMMTLSDVDPADGKAHVRFAIAPVLQNPGHAGAEQPYFFVEVYNITKNKQLFYTFNFSGQSGVPWQTVGGFQYTNWQTIDIAPGAGVLDVGDQIKVTVIAAGCSQSGHSGHIYIDSGAGLTNLPGPGIKADAPEYAAAGSSVAYTYSYSNQGDVPLTSTVVTIVSPQDNTAGTPKNLRVDPATVPGSCTVSTSGAVGNEIDTVSCPVGTLNPGSSGTIPLSFLTPGTTTGPINHGNYSIVGDAISPLLGPLVQSQITTDPLVDLSVSLSDGQSAVIWGQALTYTMSVTNLGPTAVPAGTTIQESAPTSLTNITWTCVASGGAVCPVPSGSGAVSQILPDPVPVGGIITYTISAQADPAGSGASTILHTATVTAPVSVKDRESSNNTATDSDPVGLGLFNLSVNKIGTGTVTSVPSGITCGATCAADAPGGSQVILYATAPSGSIFSGWSGGGCSGTATSCTVSMDASKAVTANFTVPLDVTPVVGANGSVSPAVTQPVAPGGTTSFTVTPNAGYAPVITDNCAAGGTQAGGALVGSTYTTNAIAQNCTVNFSFVNAGVATVTPAVGTGGAITPNAPKTVVIGGSASYVVTPTTGYSRGTPTGTCPAGTWSGTTYTIAPVAADCSVNFVFIGPVAVTASVASGSGAVTPASQSVAVGSTAVITLTPGAGQRATLAASSTCTGGSFNADTTVYTIPGVASACSAVFAFVPNPVVTGSVLSGTGTVSPASQSVMPGASVVFTLVPGAGMRAALDASSTCMGGSFNAGFTTYTVPAVAADCSAVFSFAPAMATGPASIPTLSEWGMIMLSALLALMAWVHRRRFGR; this is encoded by the coding sequence TTGATCACAGAGAATATTTCTGCTGGAACGCGCGAGGGACCTTCCAGGTTCCTGCGCCACTGGTGTTTGTTGCTGTTGGGGTTGCTGGTCTTTGTGACCACCGCAGGCTCTTCTCGTGCGGCTTTCTTGAACGGGGGCTTCGAGAACGATCTGGCCAGCTGGAACATCCGGCATTTGCGCGTGCCCAGCGCCGGCATTCCATTGGCTAACTTCCCGCCGGACACCGAAGGTGATCTCGGGCTCACGCTTAATACCACTTCCACACCTGCCCCCACCGATGCCGTGGGCAACGGCTCTGACACTAACGTCAGCGGTCAGGTGCGTTTTCCGCTGTATGGCTCCAAGAGCGCGCGCGTCAATTACTTGGGCGCCCAAAATCGCGCTGCATCCATTGACCAGACGGCCATGATGACGCTGAGCGACGTCGACCCGGCGGATGGCAAGGCGCACGTGCGCTTCGCCATCGCCCCGGTGCTGCAGAACCCCGGGCATGCCGGGGCAGAGCAGCCGTACTTCTTCGTGGAGGTCTACAACATCACGAAGAACAAGCAGCTGTTCTACACCTTCAACTTCTCTGGCCAGTCGGGTGTGCCATGGCAGACGGTGGGCGGCTTTCAGTACACCAACTGGCAGACCATCGACATCGCGCCAGGTGCGGGTGTGCTCGACGTGGGCGACCAGATCAAGGTCACCGTGATCGCTGCAGGTTGCAGCCAGAGCGGGCACTCCGGCCACATCTACATAGACTCTGGAGCGGGGCTCACCAACCTACCCGGACCGGGCATCAAGGCCGATGCGCCGGAGTACGCTGCCGCCGGCAGCAGCGTGGCCTACACGTACTCTTATTCCAACCAGGGTGACGTGCCGCTGACGAGCACGGTGGTGACCATCGTATCTCCGCAAGACAACACGGCCGGAACCCCGAAGAACCTGCGTGTGGACCCGGCCACCGTGCCGGGCTCCTGCACGGTCAGCACGTCTGGGGCCGTGGGCAACGAGATCGACACCGTATCGTGCCCTGTCGGAACTCTCAACCCAGGCAGCAGCGGCACCATCCCGCTGTCGTTCCTCACGCCGGGTACCACCACGGGCCCCATCAACCACGGCAACTATTCCATCGTGGGCGATGCCATTTCGCCCCTGTTGGGGCCGCTGGTGCAAAGCCAGATCACGACGGACCCCCTGGTCGATCTGAGCGTGAGCCTGTCTGACGGGCAAAGCGCCGTGATCTGGGGCCAGGCCCTCACGTACACCATGTCCGTGACCAACCTCGGCCCCACGGCGGTGCCGGCCGGCACGACCATCCAGGAGTCTGCGCCCACCTCGTTGACCAACATCACCTGGACCTGTGTCGCCAGCGGAGGCGCCGTCTGTCCGGTGCCTTCGGGCTCCGGCGCGGTGAGCCAGATCCTGCCGGACCCCGTTCCGGTGGGCGGCATCATCACATACACGATCTCCGCGCAGGCCGACCCTGCAGGCAGCGGCGCCAGCACCATCCTGCACACGGCCACCGTGACCGCGCCGGTGAGCGTGAAGGACCGCGAGAGCTCCAACAACACCGCCACGGACTCCGACCCGGTGGGCCTGGGGTTGTTCAACCTCTCGGTCAATAAAATTGGCACGGGGACCGTGACCTCGGTGCCATCGGGCATCACTTGCGGCGCGACCTGTGCCGCTGACGCGCCTGGCGGCTCCCAAGTCATCTTGTACGCCACTGCACCTTCGGGATCGATCTTTTCGGGCTGGAGCGGCGGTGGGTGTTCTGGGACCGCCACCAGTTGCACCGTGTCCATGGATGCGTCCAAGGCGGTGACTGCCAACTTCACTGTGCCCCTGGACGTGACGCCCGTGGTCGGCGCCAACGGATCGGTCAGCCCCGCCGTCACGCAGCCAGTGGCACCGGGTGGCACCACGTCGTTCACTGTTACGCCTAACGCAGGCTACGCACCCGTCATCACCGACAACTGCGCAGCTGGCGGCACGCAGGCCGGTGGCGCCCTGGTGGGTAGCACTTACACGACCAACGCCATTGCGCAAAACTGCACGGTCAACTTCAGCTTTGTGAATGCGGGCGTCGCCACGGTCACGCCTGCTGTGGGCACAGGGGGCGCCATCACGCCCAACGCGCCCAAGACGGTGGTGATCGGTGGTTCTGCCTCCTACGTGGTCACGCCCACCACCGGCTACAGCCGTGGAACGCCCACCGGCACCTGTCCTGCAGGCACCTGGTCCGGCACCACATACACCATCGCCCCGGTGGCGGCCGACTGTTCGGTGAACTTCGTGTTCATCGGCCCTGTGGCGGTCACTGCGTCCGTGGCCTCAGGCAGTGGTGCGGTCACCCCCGCCTCGCAGTCGGTGGCGGTGGGTAGCACGGCGGTGATCACGCTCACACCCGGTGCTGGGCAGCGCGCCACCCTGGCGGCCAGCAGCACCTGCACGGGCGGTAGCTTCAATGCGGACACCACGGTGTACACCATCCCTGGTGTGGCTAGCGCTTGCTCCGCCGTGTTCGCGTTCGTGCCCAACCCCGTGGTGACTGGGTCTGTGCTGTCAGGTACCGGTACGGTGTCCCCTGCTTCCCAGTCCGTGATGCCTGGCGCTAGCGTTGTGTTCACGCTCGTTCCTGGTGCGGGGATGCGTGCAGCGCTGGATGCCTCCAGCACCTGCATGGGCGGAAGTTTCAACGCGGGCTTTACCACCTACACCGTGCCTGCTGTGGCGGCTGACTGTTCAGCGGTGTTCAGTTTCGCCCCAGCCATGGCTACGGGCCCTGCCTCCATCCCCACGTTGTCCGAGTGGGGCATGATCATGCTGTCGGCCCTGCTGGCGCTGATGGCTTGGGTGCACCGGCGTCGTTTTGGCCGCTGA
- a CDS encoding DUF3617 family protein encodes MKTSPLVFAVLSHAFGVLLPLAHADVLPVRKPGLWEVSIVGPGQSVMRQQKVLQCTTNEVDALTMLAVVPGQEHCHQTTVVKDAGQFTVQTVCFVHDNQVKARIRLKGDFQQFYQGDFEVAYSKPVTTSSPGVTQFTGRRLGDCKPGMKPSDMVLPNGVTVNIVDSLKQHESHEGHRH; translated from the coding sequence ATGAAAACTTCCCCACTTGTCTTTGCCGTTTTGTCCCATGCGTTCGGCGTTCTGCTACCGCTTGCCCACGCTGATGTCCTGCCTGTGCGCAAGCCCGGCTTGTGGGAGGTCTCGATCGTTGGTCCAGGCCAGTCCGTCATGCGCCAGCAAAAGGTGTTGCAGTGCACTACGAACGAAGTGGATGCCTTGACCATGCTCGCGGTAGTGCCGGGCCAGGAGCACTGCCACCAAACGACGGTAGTGAAGGACGCCGGTCAGTTCACGGTGCAGACGGTGTGCTTTGTGCACGACAACCAGGTCAAGGCGCGCATCCGCTTGAAAGGCGACTTTCAACAGTTTTACCAGGGCGATTTCGAGGTGGCTTACTCCAAACCTGTGACCACCAGCAGCCCTGGTGTGACCCAGTTCACCGGACGCCGTCTGGGCGACTGCAAGCCGGGGATGAAGCCATCGGATATGGTGCTGCCCAATGGGGTCACGGTCAACATCGTCGACAGCCTCAAACAGCATGAAAGTCACGAAGGGCATCGGCACTGA